Proteins from a genomic interval of Microbacterium imperiale:
- a CDS encoding carbohydrate ABC transporter permease: MTTTQPRPTTRAPRPDDGIRQPRVISFSQKLSKWDLRFSPYLYISPFFIMFAIVGLFPIAYTAVISFMDWDLIRNEGEFIGFDQYIWILSQPHFWTALRNTFSIFLLSSVPQLVLAIFIAAVLDRNIRAKTFWRMAVLVPYVVAPIAVGLIFNAMFADQSGFINGILQSIGIGAIPWHVEPFWSHVAIATMVNYRWMGYNTLILLAAMQAVNRDFYEAATVDGAGPIRQFFSITLPSLKPTLIFVIITATIGGLQIFDEPRVFDQAGRGGSAQQWLTITLYLYDVGWGQWNFGRAAAMAWILFIIILLIGLLNLIITRTLVRDEGLRRELSKRQQREQAKQARRALKETQA, translated from the coding sequence GTGACCACGACACAACCGCGCCCCACCACGCGCGCCCCCCGACCCGACGACGGCATCCGTCAGCCTCGCGTGATCTCGTTCTCGCAGAAGCTGAGCAAGTGGGACCTCCGCTTCTCGCCGTACCTCTACATCTCGCCGTTCTTCATCATGTTCGCGATCGTCGGGCTCTTCCCGATCGCCTACACCGCGGTGATCTCGTTCATGGACTGGGACCTCATCCGCAATGAGGGCGAGTTCATCGGATTCGACCAGTACATCTGGATCCTGTCGCAGCCCCACTTCTGGACGGCCCTGCGCAACACCTTCAGCATCTTCCTGCTCTCGAGCGTGCCCCAGCTGGTGCTCGCGATCTTCATCGCCGCCGTCCTCGACCGCAACATCCGCGCCAAGACGTTCTGGCGCATGGCCGTGCTCGTGCCCTACGTCGTCGCCCCGATCGCGGTCGGCCTCATCTTCAACGCGATGTTCGCCGATCAGTCCGGCTTCATCAACGGCATCCTGCAGTCGATCGGCATCGGCGCCATCCCCTGGCACGTCGAGCCGTTCTGGAGCCACGTGGCCATCGCCACGATGGTCAACTACCGCTGGATGGGCTACAACACGCTGATCCTGCTCGCGGCCATGCAGGCCGTGAACCGTGACTTCTACGAGGCGGCCACCGTCGACGGCGCCGGCCCGATCCGGCAGTTCTTCTCGATCACGCTGCCCTCGCTCAAGCCGACCCTCATCTTCGTCATCATCACGGCGACCATCGGCGGTCTGCAGATCTTCGACGAGCCGCGGGTGTTCGATCAGGCGGGTCGCGGCGGTTCGGCGCAGCAGTGGCTCACCATCACGCTCTACCTGTACGACGTCGGCTGGGGCCAGTGGAACTTCGGCCGCGCGGCGGCGATGGCGTGGATCCTCTTCATCATCATTCTTCTCATCGGCCTGCTGAACCTCATCATCACCCGCACGTTGGTGCGGGATGAAGGACTCCGCCGCGAGCTCAGCAAGCGGCAGCAACGCGAGCAGGCGAAGCAGGCGCGACGCGCGCTGAAGGAGACGCAGGCATGA
- a CDS encoding 2-hydroxyacid dehydrogenase, translating to MSESPRAVVVSVPTDELASDLGDLPTGVDLVVWDLRSPAPRDAFDLVVPPYMSGKRLLAALEGVRVDVLQSQSIGYEGMGAYLPDGARLANASGVHEAATAEIAVGLTIVAQRDLADYVRNQEHARWAPQFSRSVADSTVLVLGYGGVGKAIAARLAPFETTIVPVASRARDEDGVHIHGIDELPELLPRTDILMITLPGGEPTRGLIGAEQLALLPDGALVVNVGRGTVLDTDALVAELQSERLRAALDVVDPEPLPAEHPLWSAPGALIVPHVGGAADAMRPRIAKLVRSQIERLAAGEEPLNIVEP from the coding sequence ATGAGCGAATCCCCCCGTGCCGTCGTCGTCAGCGTGCCCACCGACGAACTCGCGTCCGATCTCGGCGACCTGCCGACCGGCGTCGACCTCGTGGTCTGGGATCTGCGCTCCCCCGCACCGCGCGACGCCTTCGACCTCGTCGTGCCGCCGTACATGTCGGGCAAGCGTCTGCTCGCCGCGCTCGAGGGGGTGCGCGTCGACGTGCTGCAGAGCCAGTCGATCGGCTACGAGGGCATGGGCGCCTACCTTCCCGACGGTGCGCGCCTCGCGAACGCGTCGGGCGTGCACGAGGCCGCGACGGCCGAGATCGCCGTCGGGCTGACGATCGTCGCGCAGCGCGACCTCGCCGACTACGTGCGCAACCAGGAGCACGCGCGCTGGGCGCCCCAGTTCAGCCGGAGCGTCGCCGACAGCACGGTGCTCGTCCTCGGCTACGGCGGGGTCGGCAAGGCCATCGCCGCGCGCCTGGCGCCGTTCGAGACGACGATCGTCCCCGTCGCCTCGCGGGCCCGCGACGAAGACGGCGTGCACATCCACGGCATCGACGAGCTGCCGGAACTGCTGCCGCGCACCGACATCCTCATGATCACGCTGCCCGGCGGCGAGCCCACCCGCGGGCTCATCGGCGCCGAGCAGCTGGCGCTGCTGCCCGACGGCGCACTCGTCGTGAACGTCGGTCGCGGGACGGTGCTCGACACCGATGCGCTCGTGGCCGAGCTGCAGTCGGAGCGACTGCGCGCGGCGCTCGATGTCGTCGACCCCGAGCCGCTGCCCGCCGAGCACCCGCTCTGGTCGGCCCCGGGCGCGCTGATCGTGCCGCACGTGGGTGGCGCGGCCGACGCCATGCGCCCGCGCATCGCGAAGCTCGTGCGCAGCCAGATCGAGCGCCTCGCCGCGGGCGAGGAGCCCCTCAACATCGTCGAGCCCTGA
- a CDS encoding carbohydrate ABC transporter permease — MSTIGTTPTPLATVEEGIPNSAARRRGARTRRIRGSRPGFWTYAILGAVFLSAAFPLYWSFVIGSGDSTTLRKPFPWIPGGNFFENAASVITNPAVNFWPALWNSIYSSFLIAAAVVITSTLAGWAFAKLRFHGGPALLVFVVATMAVPQQLGVVPLYILFSDLGWTGQIGAIIIPALTSAFGVFWMTQYLRQAVPDELIEAARVDGASMIRTFWTVGMTAARPAAAMLFLFTFVGAWNNFFWPFIVLDRQNPTLPVALSLLQSNYFVDYSVVLAGVILATIPLLLLFIFAGKQLVSGIMAGAVKG, encoded by the coding sequence ATGAGCACCATCGGCACCACCCCCACGCCCCTCGCGACAGTCGAAGAGGGCATCCCCAACAGCGCGGCCCGGCGGCGCGGGGCGCGTACCCGCCGCATCCGCGGCAGCCGTCCCGGGTTCTGGACCTATGCCATCCTCGGGGCGGTCTTCCTCTCGGCCGCCTTCCCGCTGTACTGGTCGTTCGTCATCGGCTCCGGCGACTCCACGACGCTGCGCAAGCCGTTCCCGTGGATTCCCGGAGGGAACTTCTTCGAGAACGCCGCATCGGTCATCACCAACCCGGCGGTGAACTTCTGGCCCGCGCTGTGGAACTCCATCTACAGCTCGTTCCTCATCGCCGCCGCGGTCGTGATCACCTCGACGCTCGCCGGCTGGGCCTTCGCGAAGCTGCGCTTCCACGGCGGACCCGCGCTGCTCGTCTTCGTCGTCGCGACCATGGCGGTGCCGCAGCAGCTCGGCGTCGTGCCCCTCTACATCCTGTTCTCCGACCTCGGCTGGACGGGGCAGATCGGCGCGATCATCATCCCTGCGCTGACGAGTGCATTCGGTGTCTTCTGGATGACGCAGTACCTGCGTCAGGCCGTCCCGGACGAGCTCATCGAGGCCGCTCGCGTCGACGGCGCGTCGATGATCCGCACGTTCTGGACGGTGGGCATGACGGCGGCGCGACCGGCCGCCGCGATGCTCTTCCTGTTCACGTTCGTCGGGGCCTGGAACAACTTCTTCTGGCCGTTCATCGTGCTGGACCGGCAGAACCCGACCCTCCCGGTGGCGCTGTCGCTGCTGCAGTCGAACTACTTCGTCGACTACTCGGTCGTGCTCGCCGGCGTGATCCTCGCGACCATCCCGCTGCTGCTGCTGTTCATCTTCGCGGGCAAGCAGCTGGTCAGTGGCATCATGGCCGGGGCGGTGAAGGGATGA
- a CDS encoding pyridoxal-phosphate-dependent aminotransferase family protein, producing MTASTVQIPGPIDPPARLLMGPGPISAYPSVLRAMSAPLVGQYDPFMTQTMTETQQLYRAVWNTANEATLLVDGTSRAGIEAAIVSLVRPGDRVLVPVFGRFGLLLAEIAERAQAEVHTIETAWGQVFTPAAIEEAIVRVRPTLLALVQGDTSTTMNQPLDEIGAICVKHGVLFYTDATASLGGNAFEADAWGLDAATAGLQKCLGGPSGSAPITLSDRAVEIIRSRRRIEAGIREEGDPDAPDFVRSNYFDLGMILDYWGPRRLNHHTEATTMLYGARECARVLLLEGRDEVIARHELAGRAMLAGVQALGLTVFGDVAHKMNNVVAVEIPEGVPGDEARGALLTDFGIEIGTSFGPLHGRVWRIGTMGYNARQDAVLTTLAALEAVLRRYRVAMPVAGGVDAAADVYRGR from the coding sequence ATGACCGCTTCGACCGTGCAGATCCCCGGCCCGATCGACCCGCCCGCGCGACTGCTCATGGGCCCCGGCCCCATCTCGGCCTACCCGAGCGTGCTCCGCGCGATGTCGGCGCCCCTCGTCGGCCAGTACGACCCGTTCATGACGCAGACCATGACCGAGACGCAGCAGCTGTACCGGGCGGTGTGGAACACCGCGAACGAGGCGACCCTGCTCGTCGACGGCACGAGCCGCGCCGGCATCGAGGCGGCGATCGTGTCGCTGGTGCGGCCGGGTGACCGCGTGCTCGTTCCCGTGTTCGGCCGGTTCGGCCTGCTGCTGGCCGAGATCGCCGAGCGCGCGCAGGCCGAGGTGCACACGATCGAGACGGCGTGGGGCCAGGTGTTCACCCCGGCGGCGATCGAGGAGGCGATCGTCCGCGTGCGGCCGACGCTGCTCGCGCTCGTGCAGGGCGACACCTCGACCACCATGAACCAGCCGCTCGACGAGATCGGCGCGATCTGCGTCAAGCATGGCGTGCTGTTCTACACCGACGCCACGGCATCCCTCGGCGGCAACGCCTTCGAGGCCGATGCGTGGGGACTGGATGCCGCGACCGCCGGCCTGCAGAAGTGCCTCGGCGGCCCGAGCGGCTCGGCGCCGATCACGCTCAGCGACCGCGCCGTCGAGATCATCCGTTCCCGTCGGCGCATCGAGGCGGGCATCCGCGAAGAGGGCGACCCCGACGCGCCCGACTTCGTGCGCTCGAACTACTTCGACCTGGGGATGATCCTCGATTACTGGGGCCCGCGACGCCTCAACCACCACACCGAGGCCACCACGATGCTCTACGGGGCTCGCGAGTGCGCCCGCGTGCTGCTGCTCGAAGGGCGCGACGAGGTCATCGCGCGGCACGAGCTGGCCGGCCGGGCGATGCTCGCCGGTGTGCAGGCGCTCGGGCTCACCGTCTTCGGCGATGTCGCGCACAAGATGAACAACGTCGTCGCGGTCGAGATCCCCGAGGGCGTTCCCGGGGACGAGGCGCGCGGCGCGCTGCTGACCGACTTCGGCATCGAGATCGGCACCTCGTTCGGTCCCCTCCACGGCCGTGTCTGGCGCATCGGCACGATGGGGTACAACGCCCGCCAGGACGCGGTGCTCACGACGCTCGCGGCGCTCGAAGCGGTGCTGCGCCGCTACCGGGTCGCCATGCCGGTCGCGGGCGGGGTCGACGCGGCGGCCGACGTGTACCGGGGGCGGTGA
- a CDS encoding ABC transporter substrate-binding protein → MNSRALRRIGLVAGVATTSAIVLAGCSGGGGAASGGDENTLTLATFNDFGYTDELLAEFTEETGIKVVHNKAATSNDARANFFQKLGKTGLADVEGVEVDWFPEMMQYSDLVAPVPEDLQGRWLDWKEKAATDAEGNLVAYGTDVGPQAICYRADLFEAAGLPTAREDVAALFPTWDAFFQIGSDYVEKTGKPFIDSANSVLQGVVNQLEIAYEEPDGTVVATENPDIRAAYDTVVDKAIPIAAFPGQWTDDWYASMASGEFAAMLCPPWMHGIIEGEAPDIDGWDVANAFPEGGGNWGGSYLVVPANGKNVENAQKLADWLTSPETQIKAFNNAGTFPSQPEAQSSADLTGFVSPYFNDAPTGEIGIDRANAITVTTFKGPKYFQYHDALGNAITRVFDGIEDKETSWNTWVNEVGSF, encoded by the coding sequence GTGAATTCACGCGCCCTGCGGCGGATCGGCCTCGTGGCCGGCGTCGCAACCACCTCCGCCATCGTCCTCGCCGGCTGCTCCGGCGGCGGCGGCGCAGCCTCCGGTGGTGACGAGAACACCCTGACCCTCGCCACGTTCAACGACTTCGGGTACACCGACGAGCTGCTGGCGGAGTTCACCGAGGAGACCGGCATCAAGGTCGTCCACAACAAGGCCGCGACCTCGAACGACGCGCGCGCCAACTTCTTCCAGAAGCTCGGCAAGACCGGCCTCGCCGACGTCGAAGGCGTCGAGGTCGACTGGTTCCCCGAGATGATGCAGTACTCCGACCTCGTCGCTCCCGTGCCCGAGGACCTGCAGGGCCGCTGGCTCGACTGGAAGGAGAAGGCGGCGACCGACGCCGAGGGCAACCTCGTCGCGTACGGCACCGACGTCGGCCCCCAGGCCATCTGCTACCGCGCCGACCTGTTCGAGGCGGCCGGCCTGCCCACCGCCCGTGAAGATGTCGCAGCGCTCTTCCCGACGTGGGACGCGTTCTTCCAGATCGGCAGCGACTACGTCGAGAAGACCGGCAAGCCGTTCATCGACTCGGCCAACTCGGTGCTCCAGGGCGTCGTGAACCAGCTCGAGATCGCCTACGAGGAGCCGGACGGCACGGTCGTGGCGACCGAGAACCCCGACATCCGCGCGGCGTACGACACCGTCGTCGACAAGGCGATCCCGATCGCGGCCTTCCCCGGGCAGTGGACGGACGACTGGTACGCGTCGATGGCCAGCGGCGAGTTCGCCGCCATGCTGTGCCCGCCGTGGATGCACGGCATCATCGAGGGCGAAGCGCCTGACATCGACGGCTGGGACGTCGCCAACGCCTTCCCCGAGGGCGGCGGCAACTGGGGCGGCTCGTACCTCGTCGTGCCGGCCAACGGCAAGAACGTCGAGAACGCGCAGAAGCTCGCCGACTGGCTGACCTCGCCCGAGACGCAGATCAAGGCGTTCAACAACGCGGGCACCTTCCCGAGCCAGCCCGAGGCGCAGTCCAGCGCCGACCTGACCGGCTTCGTGAGCCCCTACTTCAATGACGCTCCGACCGGCGAGATCGGCATCGACCGCGCCAACGCGATCACCGTCACCACCTTCAAGGGACCGAAGTACTTCCAGTACCACGACGCTCTCGGCAACGCGATCACCCGCGTCTTCGACGGCATCGAGGACAAGGAGACCAGCTGGAACACCTGGGTCAACGAGGTCGGAAGCTTCTGA
- a CDS encoding Zn-dependent hydrolase, with amino-acid sequence MASALLTASPDRIATAARRVMARCDELAGISAAADRIERVYLSPEHARVNRLVAEWMREAGMSTHQDAAGNQIGRLDTRGDDAALMIGSHLDTVSDAGRFDGIVGVLMGLEVVRLLREPDEAGWRSPLPFAVEVAAFWDEEGTRFGKALLGSSAVGGVWDDAWWQLVDAEGTTLRQAFVEFGLDPARITEAARRPDELIGYLEAHIEQGPELHRRGESLAVVSSIASARRFLLTVEGEARHAGGTPYDMRRDALLGASEAALAVERLCRAEHHIIGTVGQFEAFPGGVNIVPGEVQFSLDLRGEFDGERDRVWGRLTAELDMIMRRRGLRWQHREIHNAPAIACAPLLQDVVRAGIGATTTHTRDEAPVIFSPAGHDGMALGGLTDIGMLFLRNPDGISHHPDEAVSTEDVARGIRALAESVLHLAAERRA; translated from the coding sequence GTGGCATCCGCTCTGCTGACCGCCTCGCCCGATCGCATCGCCACGGCCGCCCGTCGCGTCATGGCGCGCTGCGACGAACTCGCCGGCATCAGCGCCGCAGCCGATCGCATCGAGCGGGTGTACCTCTCACCCGAGCACGCGCGAGTGAACCGGCTCGTGGCGGAGTGGATGCGCGAGGCGGGAATGTCGACCCACCAGGATGCCGCCGGCAACCAGATCGGCCGGCTCGACACCCGCGGCGACGACGCGGCGCTCATGATCGGGTCGCACCTCGACACCGTGTCGGACGCCGGGCGGTTCGACGGCATCGTCGGCGTGCTCATGGGGCTCGAGGTCGTGCGGCTGCTGCGCGAGCCCGACGAGGCCGGTTGGCGCTCGCCGCTGCCGTTCGCCGTCGAGGTCGCGGCCTTCTGGGACGAGGAGGGCACGCGCTTCGGCAAGGCGCTGCTGGGCTCCTCCGCGGTCGGCGGCGTGTGGGATGACGCGTGGTGGCAGCTCGTGGACGCCGAGGGCACGACGTTGCGGCAGGCCTTCGTCGAGTTCGGCCTCGACCCCGCCCGCATCACCGAGGCGGCGCGCCGGCCAGACGAGCTGATCGGCTACCTCGAGGCGCACATCGAGCAGGGCCCCGAGCTGCACCGGCGCGGCGAGTCGCTCGCCGTGGTGTCATCGATCGCCTCGGCGCGGCGGTTCCTGCTGACGGTCGAGGGCGAGGCCCGTCACGCGGGCGGCACCCCCTACGACATGCGCCGCGATGCTCTGCTGGGCGCCTCGGAAGCGGCGCTCGCGGTCGAGCGCCTCTGCCGGGCCGAGCACCACATCATCGGAACCGTCGGCCAGTTCGAGGCGTTTCCCGGCGGCGTGAACATCGTTCCCGGCGAGGTGCAGTTCTCGCTCGACCTACGCGGCGAGTTCGACGGAGAGCGCGACCGGGTGTGGGGGCGGCTCACCGCCGAGCTCGACATGATCATGCGACGCCGCGGCCTGCGCTGGCAGCACCGCGAGATCCACAACGCCCCCGCCATCGCGTGCGCGCCGCTGCTGCAGGACGTCGTGCGCGCCGGCATCGGCGCGACGACGACGCACACGCGCGACGAGGCCCCCGTCATCTTCAGCCCGGCGGGTCACGACGGGATGGCGCTCGGCGGACTCACCGACATCGGGATGCTGTTCCTGCGCAATCCCGACGGCATCAGCCACCACCCCGACGAGGCGGTGTCGACCGAGGACGTGGCGCGCGGCATCCGTGCCCTCGCCGAATCGGTGCTGCACCTGGCGGCCGAGCGGCGCGCCTGA
- a CDS encoding AtzH-like domain-containing protein, giving the protein MTGAATGIPSDLRAAFDAYERALADNDLQALDAAFAPGSETLRGDGAGLLVGHDAISAFRGVRGGVPARSIERIEYRPLAADTALLMSVSRFHSGGRGLQTQVWQRIDGRWLITAAHVTPRPAAFDRAIWRTVGDPLYQGAWEGPLAGLTIAVKDLFAIKGYRIGAGNPAFLADARPETTTAPAVGDLLRGGASLRGIARTDEFAYSVAGDNAHYGTPPNVTVPGALPGGSSSGPASAVAAGQADVGLATDTAGSVRVPASYQGLWGLRTSHDLVPRQGMLPLAQTFDTVGWLTRDGATLQRVAQWCLSYDGSGSTEQTLGASEADLPWRFVIPDEVVAAADAGTRAAFDELTSRLEGAAEAPGLEHASIGDLDDYLAAFRTVQGAEAWRNNGAWLSAHPEATGAAVAARFRGAAAVTPADEATARAALGPLRDRLHELVADAALLLPTVPGPAPAVTTDPDRMDAVRRDTLRMTTPAAVAGLPAISVPLLTVPSPLGAAPVGVSLVSRAGTDLALVRLARRLATLLDPRMDPR; this is encoded by the coding sequence ATGACCGGCGCCGCGACCGGCATCCCGAGCGACCTGCGAGCGGCCTTCGACGCGTATGAGCGCGCCCTCGCCGACAACGACCTCCAGGCGCTCGACGCGGCCTTCGCGCCGGGGTCCGAGACGCTTCGCGGTGACGGCGCCGGGCTGCTGGTCGGGCACGACGCGATCAGCGCCTTCCGCGGCGTCCGCGGCGGGGTGCCGGCCCGATCGATCGAGCGGATCGAGTACCGACCGCTCGCCGCCGACACGGCGCTGCTGATGTCGGTGTCGCGCTTCCACAGCGGCGGTCGCGGCCTGCAGACCCAGGTGTGGCAGCGGATCGACGGGCGGTGGCTCATCACCGCGGCGCACGTCACCCCGCGCCCGGCGGCGTTCGACCGCGCCATCTGGCGCACCGTCGGCGACCCGCTGTACCAGGGCGCGTGGGAGGGGCCGCTCGCCGGCCTGACGATCGCGGTGAAGGATCTCTTCGCGATCAAGGGCTACCGGATCGGCGCGGGCAACCCCGCCTTCCTCGCCGATGCCCGCCCCGAGACGACCACGGCACCGGCGGTCGGCGACCTGCTGCGCGGCGGGGCGTCGCTGCGCGGCATCGCGCGCACCGACGAGTTCGCCTACTCCGTCGCCGGCGACAACGCGCACTACGGCACGCCGCCCAACGTCACGGTTCCCGGCGCGCTGCCCGGCGGGTCGTCGAGCGGGCCGGCATCCGCCGTCGCCGCAGGCCAGGCCGATGTCGGCCTCGCGACCGACACCGCGGGATCGGTGCGCGTCCCCGCGTCGTACCAGGGGCTCTGGGGGCTGCGCACAAGCCACGACCTCGTCCCACGACAGGGGATGCTGCCGCTCGCGCAGACCTTCGACACCGTCGGCTGGCTGACCCGGGACGGCGCCACGTTGCAGCGCGTCGCGCAGTGGTGCCTGAGCTACGACGGTTCGGGCAGCACCGAGCAGACCCTCGGGGCGTCCGAGGCCGACCTGCCGTGGCGCTTCGTGATCCCCGACGAGGTCGTGGCCGCGGCCGACGCCGGCACCCGCGCTGCGTTCGACGAGCTGACGTCGCGGCTCGAGGGGGCGGCCGAGGCCCCCGGGCTCGAGCACGCGAGCATCGGCGACCTCGACGACTACCTCGCGGCGTTCCGGACGGTGCAGGGCGCCGAGGCCTGGCGCAACAACGGCGCCTGGCTCTCGGCTCACCCGGAAGCCACGGGAGCCGCCGTCGCGGCGCGGTTCCGCGGCGCCGCTGCGGTGACGCCCGCCGACGAGGCCACCGCACGCGCAGCGCTCGGACCGCTGCGCGACCGCCTGCACGAGCTCGTCGCCGATGCGGCGCTGCTGCTGCCGACCGTGCCCGGACCCGCGCCCGCCGTCACGACCGACCCCGACCGGATGGATGCCGTCCGCCGCGACACTCTGCGCATGACCACGCCCGCCGCCGTCGCGGGCCTGCCGGCGATCTCGGTGCCCCTGCTGACCGTCCCGTCCCCGCTCGGCGCCGCGCCCGTCGGGGTGAGTCTCGTCTCTCGCGCCGGCACCGACCTCGCCCTCGTGCGCCTCGCGCGCCGCCTCGCCACGCTCCTCGACCCCCGGATGGACCCCCGATGA
- the purS gene encoding phosphoribosylformylglycinamidine synthase subunit PurS gives MPTIVVDVMPKAELLDPQGKAVSGALTRLGVAGFSDVRIGKRFELTVDQADDATLDAARRIADEILSNSVIEDVVNIEVVE, from the coding sequence ATGCCCACCATCGTCGTCGACGTCATGCCCAAGGCCGAGCTGCTGGATCCGCAGGGCAAGGCCGTCTCGGGCGCACTCACCCGCCTCGGCGTGGCGGGCTTCTCGGACGTCCGCATCGGCAAGCGGTTCGAGCTCACGGTCGACCAGGCCGACGATGCGACGCTCGACGCCGCCCGTCGCATCGCCGACGAGATCCTCTCGAACTCGGTGATCGAGGATGTCGTGAACATCGAGGTCGTCGAGTGA
- the purQ gene encoding phosphoribosylformylglycinamidine synthase subunit PurQ has product MTARIGVITFPGSLDDRDAQRAVRLAGAEPVALWHGSHDLDGVDALVLPGGFSYGDYLRAGAIAALAPIMAEVKDAAAKGMPILGICNGFQMLVEAHLLPGGLIRNAHQQFIRRDQRLVVENADTAWTNGFEVGQEIVIPLKNADGGFTCSAETLKQIEGDGLVAFRYRGVNPNGSLDDIAGLTNERGNVVGLMPHPEHAVEPGFGPQTPSAMRSGTDGLTFFTSAVAAVLTRV; this is encoded by the coding sequence GTGACCGCGCGCATCGGCGTCATCACCTTCCCGGGCTCGCTCGACGACCGGGACGCGCAGCGGGCCGTGCGCCTCGCGGGCGCCGAGCCGGTCGCGCTGTGGCACGGCTCGCACGATCTGGACGGCGTCGACGCGCTCGTGCTGCCCGGCGGCTTCAGCTACGGCGACTACCTGCGCGCCGGCGCGATCGCAGCCCTCGCGCCGATCATGGCCGAGGTGAAGGATGCCGCAGCCAAGGGCATGCCCATCCTCGGCATCTGCAACGGCTTCCAGATGCTCGTCGAGGCGCACCTGCTGCCGGGCGGCCTCATCCGCAACGCGCACCAGCAGTTCATCCGCCGCGACCAGCGCCTGGTCGTCGAGAACGCCGACACCGCATGGACGAACGGGTTCGAGGTCGGCCAGGAGATCGTCATCCCGCTGAAGAACGCCGACGGCGGCTTCACGTGCTCGGCCGAGACGCTCAAGCAGATCGAAGGCGACGGCCTCGTCGCGTTCCGCTACCGCGGCGTGAACCCCAACGGCTCGCTCGACGACATCGCCGGCCTGACCAACGAGCGCGGTAACGTCGTCGGCCTCATGCCGCACCCCGAGCATGCGGTCGAGCCGGGCTTCGGCCCGCAGACCCCCTCGGCGATGCGCTCGGGCACGGACGGACTGACGTTCTTCACGTCGGCGGTGGCGGCGGTCCTCACCCGGGTCTGA